In the genome of Xenopus laevis strain J_2021 chromosome 1S, Xenopus_laevis_v10.1, whole genome shotgun sequence, one region contains:
- the LOC121399379 gene encoding cyclin-O protein B-like, protein MEISKARKRRRQINEEEQLSPGCCHDPKRVRHQGDQRGTCHPSAGDPALQNEPWNTLAHIGIGLETFKEYGEDAYMYNKSLEERFMALNFLQSQPEITLASWYEFTSLLVFIHRRLKLDFRSLCLTVNLLERFLARTAPIKTTDLNRVGATCFNIAYKLVDKRQFSLWNCLKLFDATITKKEMNQLERIIICRLLFELLAPTIDDFLEHFTLRRVASQKPVAAQQTKEAIALTAARGIAALSLTHHHEFYTYAPSMMALCCLKVAIKFYPSGKPINVDPAEYPDHVMEECVGKIIALVSSRQSFLHMLLPAVFPRRTAEETETSASQKEPEGGEAETSRQEQGSDPLEMAQGSGLSIYHQGVGLQNMHPYSPTYPYYHPHMHPYIPTYPYNHPYRHPYIPTYPYNHPYRHPYIPTYPYNHPYRHPYIPTYPYNHPYRHPYVPSYPYNHPYRHPYILTYPYNHPHRHPYIPTYPSNHPYRHPYIPT, encoded by the coding sequence ATGGAGATTTCAAAAGCGAGGAAGCGAAGACGACAGATCAACGAAGAAGAACAACTTTCCCCTGGGTGCTGCCATGATCCCAAAAGGGTGAGGCACCAGGGTGATCAACGAGGGACATGCCACCCTTCAGCTGGGGACCCAGCACTTCAAAATGAGCCTTGGAACACCTTAGCTCACATAGGCATTGGCCTAGAGACCTTCAAGGAGTATGGGGAAGACGCCTACATGTACAACAAAAGCCTTGAAGAGAGATTTATGGCTTTGAACTTTCTACAAAGTCAGCCAGAAATCACTTTGGCGTCATGGTATGAGTTCACCAGCCTGCTTGTCTTCATACACAGACGCCTGAAGTTGGACTTTAGGTCTCTGTGCTTGACTGTCAACCTTCTGGAGCGGTTTCTTGCCCGCACTGCTCCCATCAAGACCACCGACCTGAACAGAGTAGGAGCCACTTGCTTCAATATAGCCTACAAGTTAGTGGACAAACGGCAATTCAGCCTATGGAATTGCCTAAAACTCTTTGATGCCACCATTACAAAGAAGGAAATGAACCAACTGGAGCGAATCATCATTTGCAGATTGCTTTTTGAACTGTTAGCACCGACCATCGATGACTTCTTGGAGCATTTCACCCTCCGGAGAGTAGCCAGCCAGAAGCCTGTAGCTGCCCAGCAGACAAAAGAAGCCATTGCCCTGACTGCTGCTAGAGGCATCGCCGCACTGAGCCTGACCCACCATCATGAGTTTTATACTTATGCACCCTCCATGATGGCTCTGTGCTGCCTGAAAGTAGCCATAAAATTCTACCCTTCAGGCAAACCCATCAACGTGGATCCCGCTGAATACCCAGATCACGTAATGGAAGAGTGTGTCGGGAAGATCATCGCTCTGGTATCATCCAGGCAGAGCTTTTTACACATGCTGCTTCCAGCAGTGTTTCCAAGAAGAACAGCAGAGGAGACAGAGACAAGCGCCTCCCAGAAAGAACCCGAAGGTGGTGAGGCAGAAACATCCAGGCAGGAACAGGGTTCTGACCCCTTGGAAATGGCCCAGGGATCTGGCCTTTCCATCTATCATCAAGGGGTAGGTTTGCAAAACATGCACCCATACAGTCCCACATATCCATACTACCACCCTCacatgcacccatacattcctacatatccttacaaccacccttacaggcacccatacattcctacatatccatacaaccacccttacaggcacccatacattcctacatatccatacaaccacccttacaggcacccatacattcctacatatccatacaaccacccttacaggcacccatacGTTCCTTCATATCCATACAAtcacccttacaggcacccatacattcttacatatccatacaaccaccctcacaggcacccatacattcctacatatccatccaaccacccttacaggcacccatacattcctacataa